The following are encoded in a window of Pyrenophora tritici-repentis strain M4 chromosome 6, whole genome shotgun sequence genomic DNA:
- a CDS encoding FAP multi-domain protein produces the protein MYSILLLASLASLAAAQNKASTTILMPWIGGDIPNGSPLTDISASIISANPTATTVSLKCAAPTVDCGLFPAEVYVFGPSTYNINMGDPSPEADFTGTMDCVIAKSAVCKESASGTEANFPGSSTETYDADDVATVGLVVTAGLEKLDFKVEASTTVDGKSSATSTAVGGSAGSMSSAQLPASTSVSVTGSAATPAATGAAVVNTVGGGLLSIAAGLLGGLLL, from the coding sequence ATGTATTCAATACTTCTTCTCGCCAGCCTCGCCAGCCTAGCTGCCGCCCAAAACAAAGCCTCAACCACCATCCTCATGCCCTGGATAGGCGGCGACATACCCAACGGAAGTCCTCTAACCGACATATCCGCCTCCATCATCAGTGCCAACCCCACCGCCACAACCGTATCCCTAAAGTGCGCCGCCCCCACCGTCGACTGCGGTCTCTTCCCCGCCGAGGTCTACGTCTTCGGGCCCTCCACTTACAACATCAACATGGGTGACCCGAGCCCCGAAGCCGACTTCACGGGAACCATGGACTGCGTGATTGCCAAGAGCGCCGTGTGCAAGGAGAGTGCGAGTGGGACGGAGGCAAATTTCCCGGGCAGCAGTACCGAGACGTATGATGCGGACGATGTGGCTACGGTTGGGTTGGTGGTTACGGCTGGGTTGGAGAAGTTGGATTTCAAGGTTGAGGCTAGTACGACGGTGGATGGAAAGAGTTCTGCTACTTCGACGGCGGTGGGTGGATCTGCTGGATCGATGTCTTCGGCACAGCTTCCTGCTAGCACGAGCGTGAGTGTGACGGGTAGTGCGGCGACGCCGGCTGCTACGGGTGCGGCTGTTGTTAATACTGTTGGTGGCGGACTTTTGAGTATTGCCGCTGGTTTACTTGGGGGACTGCTACTGTAG
- a CDS encoding hydrolase (HAD superfamily) gives MTKSASFDVIGTCFEFSAPILAIEKRLSLKLQANSVDPKTLFFSWFYAAQRDFTYISMNGAYVPIAQVLKSTFRRACAVVDVPMDAITDEDVGAVMEAFKAMGPREGLKRCVDGLREAGWDVYGVTNGGSETSLGYYHSAGIDLDAEHLVSCDAIQIAKPDVRVYENANKHLTSMGHDEANAERWFVAAHAWDLIAARKAGFKTAYLDFEEHDPCTDCFGEFDLYATSMDDLLAKLRQLK, from the coding sequence ATGACGAAATCAGCATCTTTCGATGTCATCGGCACATGTTTCGAATTCTCAGCCCCCATCCTCGCCATCGAAAAGCGACTAAGCCTTAAACTGCAAGCCAACTCCGTGGACCCAAAAACACTCTTCTTCTCCTGGTTCTACGCCGCCCAGCGCGACTTCACCTATATTTCCATGAACGGAGCCTACGTGCCTATTGCGCAAGTTCTCAAGTCGACGTTTCGACGCGCTTGTGCTGTCGTCGATGTACCAATGGACGCTATTACCGATGAAGATGTCGGCGCGGTCATGGAAGCGTTCAAAGCCATGGGACCTAGAGAGGGACTAAAGAGGTGTGTGGATGGGTTGAGGGAAGCAGGATGGGATGTCTATGGTGTGACTAATGGTGGATCGGAAACGTCGTTGGGGTATTACCACAGCGCTGGCATTGACCTGGATGCTGAGCATTTGGTCAGTTGTGACGCTATTCAGATTGCAAAACCTGATGTTAGGGTATATGAGAATGCGAACAAACACCTGACGAGTATGGGCCATGACGAGGCGAATGCAGAAAGATGGTTTGTGGCGGCGCATGCTTGGGATCTTATTGCTGCTCGTAAGGCGGGGTTCAAGACTGCGTATTTGGACTTTGAAGAGCATGATCCGTGTACGGATTGTTTTGGGGAGTTTGACTTGTATGCAACGAGCATGGATGATTTGTTGGCGAAGCTCAGACAACTAAAGTAG
- a CDS encoding LtrA domain containing protein, giving the protein MDLARYFSLRRKTTDSHGHHHSGHAKDRTPLPLLANPINEDVLEVFSGSSDLEKTNTHTGTLDSSNDTTTLAGNGRTSRGNIIIYKQHTEASTIELFYDLFFVANLAYFTAMHQHTDAESLINYLKLFTLMWFNWLSVTLFDVRFSLDSVWSRIHKAIQFGIFTGFVYAGPVFDKYNNTGDGTSYRNFAIVLVIGRLAIASQYLVVMWQGRMFRQTVLPIGLSAGVHVGAAVGYGVTIGFPPGGATRLVEQVPWVVICIAEGLCIFLIAMVWRIISFKYTHLVERLQLLTLIIIGEGIIGMVKSVSCITKGQYSNNMSEIGTVIAAVILLYLVWMLYFDQLSHDRFGTVRQQIWGLLHYPLHSAIVLCVEGNTSLIVWNSAVQALKHIWSMQPDDYADPADGYSTTSDYLTYLTQTMHSVNATFKAKTWSATYNWTTNFTAIQTYTSTYGFRSEEWNNRTGDVVRYMFDRAQVFAYEAHADSLAKLNAVTSTTSSPGVKLTAVSDVFNTTTMQFFIGAGCMLLVLAMMYWFNKVHKTKYEFGEIINRVIVGFTLVILGISLVVTDKTEEGFKYGGSQWLIPIVVLFFTLVLTLDNILLAIAQYTTNHPRHPRHPRNNLHKHHTSWGAGATTTLHNYSSDDTYPSRTPSPGNTPRWNNNTVKGIRRSKAHASTASLAKVHTSNSPPEQYRRGNGHATPHRAFTASDVTLHDSTSIFNPNTYTYTHHTATSPANANTTDFSYQNTPTSALADHGQPRGLGIGIEVQGPSTSTPSLHTTNTQHDQSGGRERLKEKASCKNLGVMREPNYDTRANGSAGAQRRTRTVSFGDEGCDGSG; this is encoded by the exons ATGGATCTCGCTCGTTATTTCAGTCTGCGCCGCAAAACCACAGACAGTCATGGCCATCACCACTCTGGACATGCCAAGGATCGAACTCCCTTACCTCTTCTTGCAAACCCAATAAACGAGGATGTACTCGAAGTCTTCTCAGGTAGCTCTGATTTGGAAAAGACGAATACCCATACTGGCACTCTCGACAGCTCAAATGATACCACAACACTGGCCGGCAACGGCAGGACGAGCCGTGGCAATATCATCATCTACAAACAACACACCGAAGCGAGTACCATTGAGTTATTCTACGATTTATTCTTCGTTGCAAATCTCGCCTACTTCACAGCCATGCACCAGCACACTGATGCAGAAT CACTAATAAACTACCTCAAGCTCTTCACACTCATGTGGTTCAACTGGCTGAGCGTCACCCTCTTCGACGTACGCTTCAGCCTCGACAGCGTGTGGAGCCGCATCCACAAAGCCATTCAATTCGGCATCTTCACCGGTTTTGTGTACGCCGGCCCCGTCTTTGACAAGTACAACAACACAGGCGATGGGACGTCTTACCGCAACTTTGCCATTGTGCTGGTCATTGGGAGACTGGCGATTGCGAGTCAGTACCTTGTCGTCATGTGGCAGGGTCGCATGTTTCGCCAGACGGTGTTGCCGATTGGACTTAGCGCGGGCGTGCATGTTGGTGCGGCTGTTGGGTATGGTGTTACGATTGGTTTTCCACCGGGAGGGGCGACACGCTTGGTGGAACAGGTTCCTTG GGTTGTTATTTGTATTGCGGAGGGTCTTTGTATTTTTCTTATTGCTATGGTGTGGCGGATTATTAGCTTCAAGTACACGCATCTGGTGGAGCGGCTGCAGTTGCTTACGCTTATTATTATAGGCGAAGGGATTATTGGTATGGTGAAGAGCGTGTCTTGCATCACGAAGGGGCAATACAGCAATAACATGAGTGAGATTGGGACTGTTATAGCCGCCGTCATTCTACTT TACCTCGTATGGATGCTATACTTCGACCAACTCTCCCACGACCGCTTCGGCACCGTACGCCAGCAAATATGGGGCCTCCTCCACTACCCCCTGCATTCCGCAATCGTCCTCTGCGTCGAAGGCAACACCTCGCTGATCGTCTGGAACTCGGCCGTCCAAGCCCTAAAACATATCTGGAGCATGCAACCAGACGACTACGCCGATCCAGCCGACGGCTACTCCACCACAAGCGATTACCTGACCTACCTCACCCAAACCATGCATTCCGTCAACGCCACGTTCAAAGCAAAAACATGGAGTGCAACATACAACTGGACCACCAACTTTACCGCTATCCAAACTTACACGTCTACATATGGCTTCAGATCCGAGGAGTGGAATAACCGCACCGGAGATGTCGTACGCTACATGTTCGACCGCGCGCAGGTGTTCGCCTACGAAGCGCACGCTGATTCTCTTGCTAAGCTAAATGCCGTCACGTCAACGACATCAAGCCCCGGGGTTAAACTCACCGCTGTGTCGGACGTCTTCAACACTACAACCATGCAATTCTTCATCGGCGCTGGCTGCATGCTACTAGTGCTGGCGATGATGTACTGGTTCAACAAGGTGCACAAGACAAAGTATGAATTCGGGGAGATTATCAATAGAGTGATTGTAGGGTTTACGCTGGTTATATTGGGGATTTCGCTGGTGGTGACGGATAAGACGGAGGAGGGGTTTAAGTATGGGGGGAGTCAGTGGTTGATTCCTATTGTGGTGTTGTTTTTTACGCTGG TTCTAACCCTCGATAACATCCTCCTAGCAATCGCACAATACACAACAAACCACCCCCGCCATCCCCGCCACCCCCGGAACAACCTGCATAAACACCACACCTCATGGGGAGCAGGCGCCACCACCACTCTCCACAACTACAGCAGCGACGACACTTACCCCAGTCGCACACCTAGCCCGGGTAACACACCTAGGTGGAACAACAACACTGTAAAGGGTATACGGCGTAGTAAAGCCCACGCATCAACTGCGTCTTTGGCGAAAGTCCACACGAGCAACTCGCCGCCTGAGCAATATAGACGCGGGAATGGGCATGCTACCCCACACCGAGCTTTCACAGCTAGCGATGTTACACTCCACGATTCCACCTCCATTTTCAATCCCAACACCTATACCTATACCCATCATACCGCTACATCTCCAGCAAACGCAAATACAACGGATTTCTCATACCAAAATACCCCCACAAGCGCGTTGGCCGATCACGGTCAACCGCGCGGTTTGGGCATCGGTATTGAAGTACAGGGACCCAGTACTAGTACACCCAGTCTTCACACTACAAATACTCAACATGATCAATCTGGGGGACGTGAAAGGTTGAAGGAAAAAGCCAGTTGTAAGAATTTGGGGGTAATGCGTGAGCCGAATTACGACACGAGGGCGAACGGGAGTGCTGGGGCGCAgaggaggacgaggacgGTTAGCTTTGGGGATGAAGGGTGTGATGGGAGTGGTTGA
- a CDS encoding SNARE-assoc multi-domain protein — protein MWFRKRENDIEMSGMMDPSQQKQKKKRDNGPPEETEYVKFDWKRFFLAPKYIRKPKPNCLRPVETSNLNSDSRPAWHILFIIIGILTVIITIKHDEVVAKLRPWSEKVRDLPAGFLIPVAILIIISFPPLFGHEIIALLCGVVYGLWIGFAIVAAGTFIGEVGTWYAFKYAFRNKALKLERTNLNYGAMARLTRDGGFFIVLIIRLSAIPAHFSTAVFSTCDVKFWHFFVATFLSLPKQIFLVYLGVLLLQESNDDVIKTVMFGAIFVITIAMGAWIYMKMRTVKKVLLEEQELRRVKKAEAVELVPNVESAFERRYDADSAEWTAMQPTPVTRPTTERRYDEEGDWAMAPTQPTRII, from the exons ATGTGGTTTCGCAAACGGGAAAACGATATTGAGATGTCGGGCATGATGGACCCCTCGCAGCAAAAgcaaaagaagaagagggatAACGGCCCACCAGAAGAGACGGAATATGTAAAGTTTGACTGGAAGAGGTTCTTCCTCGCTCCCAAATACATACGTAAGCCTAAACCAAACTGCCTTCGCCCTGTTGAAACCTCAAACCTCAATTCTGACTCGCGCCCAGCATGGCATATACTTTTCATCATTATTGGTATCTTGACCGTCATCATCACAATAAAACACGACGAAGTTGTCGCC AAACTACGGCCGTGGTCAGAAAAGGTGAGAGACCTGCCTGCGGGTTTCTTAATACCCGTCGCCATCTTGATCATCATTTCATTTCCTCCCCTCTTCGGACACGAGATCATCGCTCTGCTATGTGGTGTTGTCTACGGCCTTTGGATCGGTTTTGCCATTGTGGCCGCCGGCACCTTTATCGGCGAGG TCGGCACATGGTATGCCTTCAAGTACGCCTTCCGAAACAAGGCACTCAAACTGGAGCGAACAAACCTAAACTACGGCGCCATGGCCCGCCTTACCCGCGACGGCGGCTTCTTCATCGTGCTCATCATCCGTCTTTCCGCCATCCCCGCGCATTTCTCCACGGCCGTCTTCTCCACGTGCGACGTCAAATTCTGGCACTTCTTCGTCGCCACCTTCCTCTCCCTCCCGAAACAAATCTTCCTCGTCTACCTGGGTGTACTCCTCCTACAGGAAAGCAACGACGACGTGATCAAGACGGTCATGTTCGGCGCCATTTTCGTCATCACCATCGCCATGGGCGCCTGGATCTACATGAAGATGCGCACCGTGAAGAAGGTACTACTAGAAGAGCAGGAACTGCGACGCGTCAAAAAGGCCGAAGCCGTCGAACTCGTGCCCAATGTCGAAAGCGCATTCGAGAGGCGGTACGATGCCGACTCAGCGGAATGGACAGCCATGCAACCTACACCCGTGACGCGGCCGACGACGGAGCGAAGATACGACGAGGAAGGCGATTGGGCAATGGCGCCAACGCAACCGACGCGCATTATATaa